Proteins found in one Lycium ferocissimum isolate CSIRO_LF1 chromosome 6, AGI_CSIRO_Lferr_CH_V1, whole genome shotgun sequence genomic segment:
- the LOC132061051 gene encoding F-box/kelch-repeat protein At3g06240-like, which translates to MTQKKKKSVPSKHIHKGKGVTEPSKEAKLMDVVDQVLENIDQKEPYFRMKHLNRSKNDQNSQKFLICHLLLEEGIFSMYCCPLSSVQLVEDVQKLDFPLVSEPRPETKGHKVPGEILALKSGSWRVIDEDPGLIRNVVSGMHSLAFVHGAFHWVGISGNSLKYSMVSFNISRDVYGEIPLPEQICMIRDVINIGISVLDGMICAYSNMDHQGNDTFRLWVMKDYGLTESWNEVFTIADPYISMATPKYKFADGEVLFWCLQRGDSVFRTQRERSKLWPRGVFQNGFAFTESLISPKLLT; encoded by the exons ATgacacaaaagaagaagaaatcagtACCTTCCAAACATATTCACAAAg GAAAAGGAGTTACGGAGCCATCAAAGGAAGCAAAGCTTATGGACGTTGTTGATCAG GTTTTGGAAAACATTGATCAAAAGGAGCCGTACTTTAGGATGAAGCATCTCAATCGTTCCAAGAATGaccaaaattcccaaaaatttCTCATTTGCCATCTGCTCCTTGAGGAAGGTATATTTTCCATGTATTGTTGTCCTTTATCGTCGGTTCAACTGGTTGAGGATGTACAGAAACTGGATTTCCCATTAGTTTCTGAACCACG ACCGGAGACAAAGGGTCACAAAGTACCTGGTGAAATACTCGCGCTGAAAAGTGGTTCCTGGAGAGTAATCGATGAAGATCCTGGTCTCATTCGCAATGTGGTGTCTGGTATGCATTCTTTGGCATTTGTGCACGGGGCATTTCATTGGGTCGGTATTTCAGGAAATTCCTTGAAATATTCAATGGTTTCATTTAATATTTCGCGTGATGTGTATGGAGAGATACCATTGCCAGAGCAAATATGCATGATAAGAGATGTCATTAATATTGGCATTTCGGTATTGGATGGAATGATTTGTGCTTATTCTAATATGGATCATCAAGGGAACGACACTTTTAGGTTATGGGTAATGAAAGACTATGGTCTCACGGAATCTTGGAATGAAGTATTTACTATAGCAGATCCCTATATTTCTATGGCCACACCGAAATATAAGTTTGCAGATGGTGAAGTGTTATTCTGGTGCTTACAACGTGGGGATAGTGTATTTAGGACACAAAGAGAACGCTCTAAATTATGGCCTCGAGGTGTCTTTCAGAATGGATTCGCTTTTACAGAGAGCTTGATCTCTCCAAAATTACTTACTTAG